GTCATTAGTTAGGTCTTAGCTTCCTAGTTACATTGTAATTACATAGTCATTTCACAATTATTTAGCGATATGTTAGATACTAAATCACTTTTtgagattttacattaattttctAGGCATGCGTTAGATATTTAAATAACAATATAAAGTATAATAGGATTTCACGAtagtattttttttccttcaaatttaatatatttttgttctaGATTTATAATAGTTTTCTAGTTTTGTAGAAGAAAGATGAtgttaatttgttttttttttttttgtttatttataaagGTTTCAGATTTCAATTAAGGGAATGTATGTCTTTTCACATGTTAATATTGACCATATGAGATAAACTTGTATGTAAACTTAAATATGAAGGAATAATTTTGATAAAGCAatagaaaaatgtaaaaagataTAAAGAGGAAAAGGTAACAGAAAAATTTATATATCcaaatgagtaatgatatgtgcacccaaaatatgtacATAAATATTATACATATTGACGTGACAATTTAGCATATAGTTAATCACATTTATCAAAACTAGGACCCgttattttaataaaaagtttCACgttactgtgtgtaatgtttgagtgcaTATATTATTACTTTATTGAAATATATAAACTTAACTAAAAATATAGAAGAATAAGAATTTAACCCACATATAAGTTAGATATTGgccataaatttaaattttaaattttttatgcttaattatatatattatatgagaTATCCAATAAAATTTATAGTTTTTGGTTATATAATTGTAACCAATCTATAATTTTAGGTATagttttttagaagaaaaaaattcattaatattaAAGAGCAACAGTTATATATAAGAGAACTTAAAATACTGGGACAATAGTCCATCCTACAAAATTAGTAGCAGAAGTTGCTAGTACATGGATGACTACATTCGTAGAACACAAAGTGAAGCAATAAGAGCTACCACTCATTCAATAAACAAAGAACATATGAAAGTATCAAACTCAAAGAATGATGAGAACATGTATTAGAAAGCCAAGACACAACGATACTAGAGTCACATTGAATAATACTAATAGAGAAACCCAGCGTAGACGCAACACTTAAACCTAACTGAATAGCAAACTAAAAAATGGATATGATACTTGCCACCCAAGCCGCCTATACGGTCCCAAGCACATTGCatcccccctccccccccccccccccccccgacatTAATCCTCTCCTTACCACCACCGAAGcatcaaaattaagtttaaagcTTCCTTCGATAGTTGGAGACCACCTAACAACACGTACAATACGCTGACTTGTTTGAACATCACAATGTAGTTTTTCTCCCAAATATTGAAACTCATTAAGCGCATTAATGACCAAAGCAACCAAATGCTCACTATATGCTGTCCAACACAACTTAATGTGACATTTTGTAATTTCTTAAATTTAATATCAAAACccacatattttaattaatttgaaatattaaaatcattaaaattaaGATGATACAGGATGTCACATTAAATAACATTGGACACCATGATACTCTACAACAATACTTTTTAAGGGAGTCATGCTCTTGTTTTTTTATTAGGTTGACTAGTGAAAAATATAGCATAgcttatggatttttttttttaaaggaagcatagcttatgctttttttttttttggaggaaAAGAACGTGCATTATCAAAGTGAATCAACTGTTATAGATGAACATAAAAAACGAGGACAAGAATCAGTCCAAAGACGTTCACCTAAGATACTAGTAACAAAAGTAGCAAGTACATGAGTCACTCCATTCGCAGTACGCGAAATGGACCGACAAGAGCCACAACCTACAACATTCCACAAGCAAATAACATCTAACACCTTCGAATTAAAACTACTACCCTTACAAACTCAACCAACAACACTAGAATCATGTTTAGTAAATTGAATTTGAAATCCCAATTGGTGCACAACATGTAGCCCATGACATAACGCTAATAACTCAGCCATAGAAATTGAAAAGATCCCTGGTATAGGCACCGACCAAGCCGCCCACACCACTCTAGATGAATCACGCACAACACCcccagtgtaacgccccaacttcaggggccgttacggtgtgccttgtaaacagtgctaaactcgctaatcgagtcatttggccaaaatcgtgaaactAAGTAAGATTAGCGGTTttgggattaaattttttggttaagatgtaccatttcactaaaacgtttaatatatacattgggatcccgaaaatatagtttcagagtctattactgaaaatatttacaataggccgttctaagcggcaaaacagggttttaaccctagttccactttaaacctcggtcgtggaggacgagcagctgcatatgtacacatcatcacctaagctctccaactcaatgatggtccagctttcttttgcctttacctgcaccacatagcacccgtgagccgaagcccagcaagaaaacacaatataacatgatgtaatatcaacagtaatcataatagccattcaggaccaacgatccaaaacagataggtgacagtatccaaaagtcacagaagtgggtacagctccctctagacatgtgacgatagggtcaccagggcttaattgataagtggttccttcataagtttgatcaagaaaggtgcatggtgattggtcaccaacataaccctcctcccgactctagagtcgtaactaaggacagcgtcccccagccatgtgacaaacagtcaccggggtcatataccttggctgtgaacatctggtcttagaccaggtaagcgcttatagttctcattgaccttccggtcggtccagcattaataccctatatgggtcattcaatgccaacctcaattagatctaatcttcatttggcccggcgttcacaacgcattgccacttctgactcttgggtcggtgaaacacgaccagtgctcagcctgtggtgaacttaactaataagtcacagcttcacagacggatctaacaccattgccgactctgactaataagccagcacCATACACatgtaagccatgccaccaaacatatatcacatgtccaatatccataaacaaggcattcagcatgcttactaaacaggtattagtacaattaggaccatgcacaaccacagaggctcaagctctgaacaaaaTCATAATCAGTACTcaaagcatgccctaatcacatgtttctcgtgcatcacatgcatcatacttaacaatccaacatgcatcaatagcaaccacgcatgtcacgtttaataatcaaccaacatgcatcaagagtaaccatgcatgtcacgtttaataatcaaccaacatgcatcaagagtaaccatgcatgtcacgtatacacagggtgcagttttcttacctcaaagtcgagctagaatgatttaaagaacgacccttgagaacaatcaacttttagtcctttaacggtcatctagtcataaacaaatataagataccatcaataaaaatgatcaacataagttcccaaaccaatatctagcctccgggatatcaatccccacttaaccgggtactaggtccaaccccgaggcctaaggcttgaatccccaagctaaataCACCATTCTGGTAAAAAAggtcactaagggccgcggcccgccctagcTGCGTCGCGCCGCGCCCCCCATACAGAGACAACCCTCCCTGCCAGACGCCTTGAGCCGCGGCACACCACAGCCATGGCGCGGCTCAATACCCTCTTCCGGAGAATGAAGAGGGGCCAATGAATGTGGATGTTCCTTTGGCTCTTGGTGGTCCAACTGATCTTAATATGCAATACTCGCATGACATGATGCGCTACATTGTTCAACAAAACACGATCACTCATAACTATTTGGCTGCTCGGGAGGCATATGAGCATAATCAGGTTGATTAGCTAAATTTGTTGGTGGCTCAGTGGACGTTGAACAGAGGACAGAATAACTATTTTGCTTATCCCCCTCCGTTTCATGGGATGCAAGAtccaccaccaccgccaccacCTCCTCCTTATTAGCGAGTATGGATTGTTTGTAAGTTCTCTTCCTTTTCTTTATAGttacacattggggacaatgtttaattcaagtttgggggagggacttTACgaaagttttcttttcttttaattttaattttgtaaatatgtgttTAGATTCGGGTTGTTGTGAGTCGTGTTTGAatcaaatcaataataaaagtcaAGGATACGTAATGAATGCTATGAACATAAAGTTAGGAAATAAAACCACTTTGCATCCGTGTGCTTGATTTTCTCTGCTGCCTTGATTGACTAATATATGAGGAAAGATTGAACTTTTTGCCATGATTGTTAAATTCGTGTTGATTGATTGTGTTATGCATGTTAAATGGGAATTGTGGAAAGATTTGGTTGATTACTCTAGAATTTGTGTTACTTattatttgagacgaaatcctaaatAATGTGTGCTTAATAAGAAGATGTAGGCAATTTTGTTTGGTCTgtttgagcctttctagccaaCCCGAGACAATTTTGTATCTTTAGTCATCCTACTTGAGCCTAGGCCTATTTTTGTTGAAACTCCAAAATCGTTGAAACCTAACGAAAATCTTATCAAATATCCTAACCATAATAATATCATGAGCATACAAAGATAATTTGGGATGGGGTTTTGTAATGGAAAGCATTTTGGGATTTCAAGAgaggaaaagatgaatgagagaaagtttcttcttgaagaaaaaaaagaaagaaaaaaattcatGGAGATACACTCCCTTAAGGAAGTATATTGTATACACAAAGTTTGGGGGAATGAGctttgaaaaagaaaataatatgtatatattgaagaaaaaaaatgaagaaaaaaaaattatttttatctcATTCTTGTCAAGGTTTTTAAATATGGGTGTTTGGGATTTATGTGTACATGGTTGTTTGAAAGGTTAGTATGCTTATGGTATTAGTGCCTAAATGACTTTCTTATCTACCTTACCTAAGCCATACATTGTAAGCcattaaagtcctattgattcttaagcATGcgttgtttacattagtggagaataatgagTAATGCAAACTTATGGAATAATATGGATTGTGGTATGActgtgagaatttgatgtgcataactATGTCAATTACTTGAGTTTTAATCTTTATGGTAAATAGTTAAAGGATGTGAATGATAATTAGTTGATTATGGCAATAGTTGAGATTGAAATTCTGGATTGTGTTGTTGGGATATTTCTGAAGCTTtatgtgagcatggtattcatGAAATTGAAGCTTGACTGTTATTGTTGGTTTGATTCGCATTGTGtgagtgtgtttagtttttatttagtttgtgTTTTGAGTcgttactcgagggcgagtaattgtcaagtttgggggagtttgataagtgaattttagattcacttattagtgtcattttatatctaatttgtaggtgtttagggtgttttgtttggttttatgcttgtgttgtgtTTGTGTAGGGTCCAAGGAAAAGTGGCGCGAAATTTGTACAAAACGGAAGTGAaacgaagaaaaataaaaaatttgtgaaATAGGGCTGCATCGCCATATTAAGGGGCTGCATTGCTATTTCTGGCCTGAATTAGGGCTGCAGCGTCATCATTAAGGGCTGCAGCGCTTGTCTGAAACAGAGAGCTTGATTTTGGCACATTTGTGGCGCATCAGCGCCTGTTTAAGGGGCTACAGCGTTGGGAGCCGTACAGGAATTTTAAATTGCGATTTTTGAAGGGAAAAAGGGGTCTTTTTGCAAGGgatataaaaggaaaagtttaatTAGGGTCTAAGGACATTTTGGAGGAGATTAGATCAGAGATTAGATGCTTGGAAAAGAAGAGGAGGCTAGACTTCATCAAGATCATCACCATTATATCTagtttatttcttcttcctttcatttttagtttttgattatgaacaaatacattgctattatgtttatgtttgtaatggagaactaaactctttttgtgctagagtattagatgaatctattttgattattgaattgtggtttttattattatttctatgaagttcttctcgtttgttcatatcttcttgatttaattttctcatattaatgtttggccatcattattgtgaattgaaatctagggtttatgcttgagaaagataaacgTAGATTGGACAAAagaagatttgacatagagtaattgtgagattgagagattccttgaactctatgaatttggCTTAGAATAACTATTGCTTAATGAcgtcttgattaattaataatgaatagagatatcatattgattaattgagattaattgcatatatgcttgagagagataaatgcattatattagaattctagaaattacaaatgaggagaactaattaggataataaagaaatcatgttcataattgaatagtgaaatcattactctagtatatttatcttttatttaatcacTTTCCAAGATCATTAGATTTTATTATCTTgttatttcatattttttattttattgtttgattTATTTACTGGCTTTTCTAATTAATATTATAGACTTAACAGTAATAGTAAttagtgaatttaatatttaatctttgtgggttcgacatcttttaaattaaaactatattaCAATACACCGTACACTTGCGGAAAAAAAATTGGTATCATGTAGCGACAGGTATGGCCTCATGATACAACCTCCAAAGGAACACCTTGACCTTAGGAAAAATATTCAAACCCCACATACCATTCCACCAACTAGTCAGTCCAGTAGATGAAAAACCACAAGAATCAGCAACGTTATTAAGACCTAAATTATATGCTGAATTTCACACTAAAGTGACCGTCTCTATCATAGCGCCAAACAATTACATCATTTGCCTGCTTCCACCTCAAAGGAATCGATTTAATAGCCAATACATCATAAGGAAAGAAATATTGACGAAGCAAATTATCATTCCAGATACCTTCCGGTAAAATAAACTCATTAACTAAATGAGAAGTGAAAGACTTTGGAAACCAAGGTTTGAAAGAAGATGGCCTAAGAATCCAAGGATCATTAAAAACATCAACCCTGGTACCATCACCAACATTCCATCGAATACCTTGCTTCAATAGAACCAAACCCCACATCAAACTAGACCACAAATGAGAAGAGCCATGTCTATCTGAAGCATTCAGCAATGAGGATCCTTTATAATATTTATCCTTAAGCAGACGAGCAAGCAAAGAATCATCATGTTGTAGTAGACACCATACCTATTTAGCCACAAGAGGCCTATTAAACAAATGGAGAACCTTGAACCCCATACCTCCAAAAGCATTCGGTTTACACATAGCTGACCATCTCACCCATGGTATCTTATGCCTCTGACCCGTGGATCCCCACCAAAAATTAAGAATCAAAGAATGCAAAGCTTATACTTTGATGTatggtaattttttttatgttttgtttaggaATATTGACAAAGTAACCCAAAAACTCAGTTAGTAGCATTTTTATACTCAAATTTTACAGATTAGTATTATATTGTTCATAATATTCTGTTGAGCTACTCAATTATGTCTTATCATTTCTTTAATTTCATATCTATAAGACAAATATGATATTTGTTTTTGGTCATTATCACATGgaaaatgaacaaaaaaaaaaatattttttcgtTTTCCAGTTGAAGAAATTATTAAGACAACGATTTGTCCAAGAAATTAGGAAACAAGGgaggagaaaaataaaataaaaacattaaaCAAGCCTACTCAATTTCTATTGTCAATTCCCCTAACAGATAGttctaatattaattaattaaagaaagaaatcctttaaaaaataaataaagaaatattcATAGATAGGTTTGGCAATAACGTGAATCATGTAGTCGACACTAGCTATTATAGCTAGATTGTTGAGgagtattaattaattattttttaccaTGATGATGACGACGACAGCGACCGAAATTAATTAACAAACATATCacaatagaatatatatatatatatttatagttaaaaaaataataattagtgtttaaaaagaaaatgtGCTCCCTCTCACACGCTGAGTTTGATGAGTTTCTTTTCTTTGCTCAGCTTGAGCCACATTCATTACCTCATTTTCTAAATAATAATAAGTAAATGAATTATTATTAGGAATTATTAGtggaaaaaaaaaagccatatttactTGCGAAGGCACCCAAAAGAAAAGCACTTACTTGTATGGATTTTTTTGGATATAAAAACAAAGCAAATACGAACACAAGAATTTCATTTCACAAACTCCATTGATGATTCACCATCCTAAACCCACCAAGTCTAATACCAACAACCACTACAGTTCGTATTATCCAGACGACGATGTTTGAAGACCAAAACAACATTCATGGCGAGTATTCATATTGTCCCACATCGGAGAGCATTGATCACAGCAACAACATTAATATTCACGATAGTAGTTTCTCCAATTCTTCCTCGACTTCATCTTCCGGTGCTGGAGTTCTAGTACTGAGCAGCAGGAAGAAGAAGAGCAGGAACAACAAACGAAGGTTCAGTGATGAACAAATCAAATCTCTCGAGTCAATGTTCGAGTCCGAGACCAGGCTCGAGCCAAGGAAGAAGCTCCAGTTGGCCTCCGAGTTGGGCTTGCAGCCTCGTCAAGTCGCCATATGGTTTCAGAACAAGCGAGCTCGTTGGAAATCAAAGCAACTCGAGCGAGACTACTCTATTTTACTCTCCAATTATAAAAACTTAGCCTCTCGTTTCGATGCTCTCAAGAAAGAAAAACAGGGTTTGGCTCTTCAGGTACGTAACAACgactaagaaaaaaaaaatctatttataCAAGTCTGATATAGCAGAGCTTCAGGTGGACTCATCACTAAAACATTTTTTGCTTTGATGAACAGTTGCAGAAGCTGAACGGTGATCTGATGCAGAGTTCGAAAGATCATAATTTACATAAAGATAATAATGAAAAGGACTCGGATAATGGAAAGATGAAAACCGAGTCAGAATCGGAAGTGAAGCCGAGTCTGTCATCGTTGGAAAGATCTGAACATGTTCTAGGGGTTCTCTCAGACGATGATAGTAGCATGAAGGCAGCGTATAACTTTGAACAAGTACTAGAACATGAAGAAGCTGAGCTTCTGAGCATGAACATGAACTTGGCGCCGGAGCCACCTGCAGCTGCTGCAGATAGCTCCCTAACATCGCCGGAAGACTGGGGCAGTTTGAACTCAGAGACCCTTTTCGATGAATCTACGAGTGGTTATCAGTGGTGGGACTTTTGGTCTTAAAAAAGCCACCAAGACTGTCCATGagaattttctttagtttttctTGTACCTTTTTGGGGTCTTAGATTAAGAAACTACGTGTATACTAGTAGTCTTGTGGTTCTCTTC
This genomic interval from Humulus lupulus chromosome 8, drHumLupu1.1, whole genome shotgun sequence contains the following:
- the LOC133797443 gene encoding homeobox-leucine zipper protein ATHB-12 encodes the protein MFEDQNNIHGEYSYCPTSESIDHSNNINIHDSSFSNSSSTSSSGAGVLVLSSRKKKSRNNKRRFSDEQIKSLESMFESETRLEPRKKLQLASELGLQPRQVAIWFQNKRARWKSKQLERDYSILLSNYKNLASRFDALKKEKQGLALQLQKLNGDLMQSSKDHNLHKDNNEKDSDNGKMKTESESEVKPSLSSLERSEHVLGVLSDDDSSMKAAYNFEQVLEHEEAELLSMNMNLAPEPPAAAADSSLTSPEDWGSLNSETLFDESTSGYQWWDFWS